The Gasterosteus aculeatus chromosome 18, fGasAcu3.hap1.1, whole genome shotgun sequence genome segment AACTGTTCATTTGTCAAAATCCTTTGAGTCACATATTTGTCTCACTTGAACCACAGCGgtttcatggtgtgtgtgtgtgtgtgtgtgtgtaatgacatGAGGTTGAAAGCATTCACCCACCCTGGTGACGTTGGCGCGATCGCTGGTGCTGTAGGTGCATTCCACCACAATCTCATCACCCTGAAATGGGAGACATGAAATGTGGCGCGATGCATTACGGAGAACTTTTTAAGTGACATCGTGGGTGAGACGCAACAAACTTGTGACTTACTCGTAAAAGTACAGGCACAACATTTCGTCCCGGAGGCAATGGAAACTCACCTGCTTGATGGTCTTGATGTTTCCCAGACTGAGGGTCTCCTGCAGCTCAAAGTTGTACTCTTCGTTCAAGGCCAAGAATTCGATCTGCTCTCCGTTTCTACGGTGAAGATGGATGAAATAACTGTTTACGAGATAGTAATTACAACACTACAATGCATGTTCTGCACCAAAACATTACTCTGATCCAAACAACGCTAAGCTAATTATTTCatcttctcctttcctctttggCCTTCCATCAACGTCCGATGACATTGTGCACTCCTTCAACAGGGAaatctttgattttattttttttccaacactTCCACAATTGAATAATATTACCTGACTAAATgagatctctttttttcctcacctGTAATGTCCCACTCTGATTTTCCTCCCGGCCAGGTGAGTGTGCAGCATCACAGCAAACACTTGCAGGTCAGGCACAGGATTCATGAACTAGGGGTtgaaaagtaaaagtatttacaaaaaaagcCGATCAACTTATTTTTGTTTCGAAAACCATACGGAAACACAACAGACCTGAGAAAAGAGGCTTGTGTTGCACACGCCGTAGGTGTGGAATTGAGGGGCTTTCGGGGGAATGTTGTAGTGCAGAGCGCTGTGTGGCAGCATGCCAGTGGTGAGGATGCCCACATCATATTTCTTACGTTGGAGTGTATAGTGAAGCCTCAGTCCTGAGCTGTCTCTCCGACCTAAACAGGAACACACAGGAGTTTACAAATGTCGAATGTTGTTCATGGGAAagaaaatagtaataatattgTGTTGTGATAATATATTACACATTACTTATACATGACATGACTGTATACTGTGTGTTATTGTCCAGACCAAAGCCATGGCAGAGGTCCTCCATGTTGAATAAAAATGCACTGatgatattttttaaatgggaaATACCACAAATACGACAGATAACAGTCCTactttaataatgaaaataggGCCATACGTGCGACAGTGGCCCTTGAGTGAGCCATGTCAAATctgagatagatagatagagtaTTTACCTGCAATGTTAGTTGGATTGTTGTAGTGGATTTCCAGCCTATATAAGGTATTGCTATCTGCACCTCCAATTGGAATACCCACATCTTCTGGAAGCTCAAATACCTGACGTTTGAGGAATCAGCTCATGTCAACCGTTCCAGCTTTATacacacaggaaacacataCAACAACATGCATGCAAGCATTCAGAGACGAGACACTCggtcctcacccctcctcccactGCCCACGCAGCCACCACCCCGAAGCAGGCATCGCCCTCGTCGCCCATGTAGCACGGCCTGTCGTAGGGCTCCAGCACGAAGGAGGGGCAGCGGTAGAGCAGCATGTGGTGCACAAGGTCAGGGTTCTTAATCACTGGCTCAATCTGAGGTAAAGTAAAAAGAGATTTGGTACAGAAGGTTtccaacaaaatgcaaaatgaaggTAAGAATAAAGGGAAAAAGCTCATAGTTAATTTATGAATTCACTTTTCAGTCGTAGGATTATTTATTCTTCCACGGATGGGAATTATTTTCGCCGTTAATACTACAGACTTGTTTTGCATCTGAAAGCTACATTCACTCAAATGGTGAGAGTTGCAGGGTGTGTCAATCCAAAATAATATGTAAATGACTAATTTTGATTGAAGATTTCTTTgattcaaaaaatgaatgatgatTACCTGAAATATGTGATACGGTGTATTTGGATCTAAGTTTTGAAACTTCATGATCTTGCAGTGGTAGTAGGTACGACTTTGAGGGACAGCGATCTGCAAAAGATAAAGGTGAAGATAAACGCAACACAATTCATACTTTTCTGACTGCAGGTATCAGAAGTGCTAAATATTTCAGTTGATTTCCATCCATTTCTCCAAACATTAGATAAGTTAGCTACGAGTTCGAAATCTCTATTTTCCCATAAACATGCCTTGTTTATCCTCTTCATATTTTTGTTTCCATTATTCCTACATTATCCATAGTGGCGGTGAGATAGTTGCTGTTGGTTACGGTCGCCCTGGTCACATGGTTGAGCAGGTTGAGTTCCTTGGCGCCTCTCTTGACCCCATGGTAACCGATTTCATCTGTTGTCCCGTAGGCGTAGATCAGAGTCAGGGGCTGAGTCTGTAAAGGAGATGGCCATTTGAGAATATGACATGATTCAATATAAAAGGGGCAACATGAGAAGCCTTTTTGTTGAGAGAAGTGGCGTGtcaaaactgaatttttttttttaatatagacGGTTTAATGCGCTCAACTCAGACGACAAGGTTTTACACCAAATGTTGTACATCACCTCGCGtgtgaaatgcaaaaaaagaaccTTGCGTGCCTCTTTTGTTTCCAGCATCTTCAAATCTGAGAAACACCCAACCGAATGCACGGTATTGAAGAACATTCAGGTGGACCTAACAATAGAAATCCTCTAACACTGTGGGAAAAACTAAGGAAACTTGAGCTTCACATGGAAGAGATATATCAGCTGAACAAAAGAGTCTAGAATTACAAATAATGAGCCAACACAGTGGAGGTATAACTTTAACCCTTGAGATTCAGGTTGAAGCTTCATGTTGTAAACCGACAAAGTTTAAGTAAAGTGAGGTTGAATGAGCTGATGAGGGGTGTTGGCCCATATGCAGGGCATTGTTCCCATGTAATTGAAGAGGTAACCAAGACAACCTTACATCACATTGTTCAGTCATCAACTGTTTTGGGATGAAGTTTCAAGTGGTTTGACATCAAGACACCAAGATTAACAATGTAAGGCGAGGGCATACCCGATCACAACACATATTCAGTCAAACGGTGGCAACAATACAGCTGAACACAAATTTCCACACATGCAGAACCGTAACTTTAAGAAATTGGGAGTCAGAATATCGGAGAGCCTCACAGTGATGTAGAAATCTTCGTCATTACACAACTGAATGGGCCTCTTAAAGGTCATGACGGTTTGACCCGCAGTCTCTtccagagagaggagagtgtAGCTCTGCTGGTTGTCCACCAAAGGCCTCCTGTTCCCCGTGGCGTAGTAATCCTAATGGGCAAAAAGACCACAGACAAGACGTTTTCGCCTGTAATatttaatgatgaaaacaaGAAACCGACGTCTCCCCTTGCATCTGTTGTCATCGGGCGCTGACTTACTTGGAAGTAGCTTTCGCTGGGTCCAACTCCCCCCATGACGATGTCGGACCCTGTCATTTCCTCATTCGAATTGAAGCCCAAGCCCACCCAGCCGGTCGTGTTAACCACCAGCTTGAATGTTATGGTCCCTCGCGGGTCATCAAAGCCCCACTTCAGGCACACCATATAGTTTGGGTCCAGGTACTCCATGAAGGGCAAGTTGGGGTCCGACGCCTCCGTCGCCTTCGTCCAGGCCGAGCacaggcagaggagagggagcagagagtACATGATGTCTCTGCCAGGTCGGGGTTCGTAGAACTGAGCTCGGCGTCTGTGGAGCTGCCAAACGCACCTCCCACCTTTCCTCTGACACACCTGTGTCCCTCGATGAATCCGGGTGATAACAGCAAAAAGTGCTCAGTCATCTTCGCATTTTGTGCTTGCGGCACAAAGAAAACTCCTATTTGTTCCACTTTGGCTGCTCTCCCAAgtgcattttaatgttttttgatgtattttgtgaTACTTTTAATGAAGGATTTCTCCAGAGCTGCTTTGTCTCCGGGGAAATCTGTGTTTTCACTGCCTTGGATGTGAAGATGTGAAAAGCTTAGAACTCGACTCTAGTCTTTTCATAGAATTAGACACTCATACcctcttttctgtttctcttaACGAGCCGCCGACTTCACCTACTTActgtgcctcccccccctcgggtCC includes the following:
- the LOC120808029 gene encoding DBH-like monooxygenase protein 2 homolog, with the translated sequence MYSLLPLLCLCSAWTKATEASDPNLPFMEYLDPNYMVCLKWGFDDPRGTITFKLVVNTTGWVGLGFNSNEEMTGSDIVMGGVGPSESYFQDYYATGNRRPLVDNQQSYTLLSLEETAGQTVMTFKRPIQLCNDEDFYITTQPLTLIYAYGTTDEIGYHGVKRGAKELNLLNHVTRATVTNSNYLTATMDNIAVPQSRTYYHCKIMKFQNLDPNTPYHIFQIEPVIKNPDLVHHMLLYRCPSFVLEPYDRPCYMGDEGDACFGVVAAWAVGGGVFELPEDVGIPIGGADSNTLYRLEIHYNNPTNIAGRRDSSGLRLHYTLQRKKYDVGILTTGMLPHSALHYNIPPKAPQFHTYGVCNTSLFSQFMNPVPDLQVFAVMLHTHLAGRKIRVGHYRNGEQIEFLALNEEYNFELQETLSLGNIKTIKQGDEIVVECTYSTSDRANVTRMGLSTTDEMCLAFLLYYPAINITTCVSHPNTSMSEDKDTIAAQESYLKYLPQIQYASDANYFSVGRIGTVRALMETPNVTCRNSNSASRLGTSWIMNLTGIILLVLWIAVI